A single window of Malus sylvestris chromosome 5, drMalSylv7.2, whole genome shotgun sequence DNA harbors:
- the LOC126624722 gene encoding histidinol dehydrogenase, chloroplastic: MKSYRLSELAPPEVESLKARPRIDFSSIFSTVNPIVDEVRKRGDAAVKEYTAKFDKVELDNIVVEVSELPDPELDAVIKEAFDVAYDNIYAFHFAQKSAEKTVENMKGVKCKRVARSIGSVGVYVPGGTAVLPSTALMLSVPAQIAGCKTVVLATPPSQDGTICKEVLYCAKKAGVTHILKAGGAQAISAMAWGTESCPKVEKIFGPGNQYVTAAKMILQNSEAMVSIDMPAGPSEVLVIADKHASPVHIAADLLSQAEHGPDSQVVLVIAGDGVDLKGIEEEISKQCQSLPRGAFASKALSHSFTVFARDMVEAVSFSNLYAPEHLIINVQDAEKWESFIENAGSVFLGQWTPESVGDYASGTNHVLPTYGYARMYGGVSLDSFLKYMTVQSLTEEGLQKLGPYVATMAEVEGLEAHKRAVTLRLKDIEARQVLT, translated from the exons ATGAAGTCTTATAGGTTATCTGAACTAGCCCCACCTGAGGTTGAAAGCTTGAAAGCGCGTCCTCGAAttgatttttcttcaattttcagCACT GTCAACCCTATAGTTGATGAGGTTCGTAAAAGAGGCGATGCTGCGGTTAAGGA GTATACTGCAAAGTTTGACAAAGTTGAACTGGATAATATAGTTGTAGAAGTATCCGAGCTTCCAGATCCTGAG CTCGATGCAGTTATTAAAGAAGCATTTGACGTGGCATATGACAAtatatatgcatttcattttgcTCAGAAATCAGCTGAGAAAACTGTTGAGAACATGAAG GGTGTCAAATGTAAACGGGTGGCAAGAAGCATTGGTTCTGTGGGTGTTTATGTTCCAGGAGGAACTGCAGTTTTACCTTCAACAGCTCTGATGCTTTCTGTT CCTGCACAGATTGCTGGGTGTAAAACTGTTGTTCTCGCCACTCCCCCAAGTCAGGATGGCACCATATGCAAG GAAGTACTATATTGTGCTAAGAAGGCTGGTGTAACTCACATCCTTAAAGCTGGTGGCGCACAG GCAATCTCTGCTATGGCTTGGGGTACGGAATCTTGCCCAAAG GTTGAAAAAATTTTTGGCCCTGGAAATCAATATGTCACTGCTGCAAAAATGATTCTCCAG AACAGCGAAGCCATGGTTTCAATTGACATGCCTGCGGGCCCTTCAGAAGTTTTGGTCATTGCTGACAAACATGCCAGTCCTGTTCATATAGCTGCTGATTTACTTTCTCAG GCTGAGCACGGCCCTGATAGTCAAGTTGTTCTTGTAATTGCTGGGGATGGCGTGGATCTTAAAGGTATAGAAGAGGAAATCAGCAAGCAGTGCCAAAGCCTACCAAGGGGAGCGTTTGCTTCAAAAGCACTGAGCCACAGTTTCACAGTGTTTGCTAGGGATATGGTTGAG GCAGTGTCTTTTTCAAACTTGTATGCACCCGAGCATCTGATCATCAATGTCCAGGATGCAGAAAAGTGGGAGAGTTTCATTGAAAATGCAG GTTCTGTATTTTTAGGGCAGTGGACACCAGAGAGTGTGGGAGACTACGCAAGTGGGACGAACCACGTCCTTCCAACGTATGGTTATGCGAGGATGTATGGTGGCGTGTCTTTGGACTCATTTCTCAAGTACATGACAGTGCAGTCTTTGACAGAGGAAGGTTTGCAAAAGCTCGGCCCATATGTGGCTACCATGGCCGAAGTTGAGGGACTAGAGGCGCACAAGAGAGCTGTAACCCTTAGACTTAAGGATATCGAAGCCCGGCAGGTCCTAACATAA
- the LOC126622903 gene encoding proteasome subunit alpha type-7-like, which produces MLETGIAVPVKNAVGGCEVSLQTMRNSSLSWQPSDIPKGYGIDKFPHLFGQPGKACAAAAAAAAKNTNNPTKETSWIRIPVRVEVVLAGSNSYLQVYIPSKSGSLPSLSHFVSTTSPLAVVPLSNVVLPVVILANSRGRRRKEREGGSLGGAAERSGQETVKLAIWALLEVVESGGKHIEVAVMTKDHGLKQLEEAEIDAIVVDIEAEKASAMAAKNGPPRET; this is translated from the exons ATGTTGGAGACCGGGATTGCAGTTCCTGTCAAAAATGCTGTGGGGGGTTGTGAGGTTTCGTTGCAAACGATGAGGAATTCATCACTGAGCTGGCAGCCATCGGATATCCCAAAAGGGTATGGGATTGACAAATTCCCGCATTTGTTTGGGCAGCCAGGCAAAGCTtgcgctgctgctgctgctgccgcAGCTAAAAATACAAACAATCCCACGAAGGAGACCAGTTGGATAAGAATCCCAG TCCGGGTTGAAGTTGTCTTAGCCGGCTCTAATTCTTATCTGCAGGTTTACATTCCAAGCAAG TCTGGCTCACTTCCCTCTCTCTCGCACTTCGTTTCCACGACATCTCCTCTCGCCGTCGTCCCTCTTTCTAACGTCGTTCTCCCCGTCGTCATTCTTGCAAACagtcggggaagaagaagaaaggagagagagggagggagtttgGGGGGTGCGGCAGAGAGATCTGGGCAAGAAACTGTAAAGCTTGCAATCTGGGCTTTGCTTGAGGTTGTCGAGAGTGGAGGAAAACACATAGAAGTTGCTGTGATGACAAAGGATCATGGTCTGAAGCAACTTGAAGAAGCTGAAATTGATGCCATTGTTGTTGACATAGAAGCAGAGAAAGCATCTGCTATGGCCGCTAAGAATGGACCACCCAGGGAGACATGA
- the LOC126624716 gene encoding coatomer subunit alpha-1-like, translated as MLTKFETKSNRVKGLSFHPKRPWILASLHSGVIQLWDYRMGTLIDRFDEHDGPVRGVHFHSSQPLFVSGGDDYKIKVWNYKLHRCLFTLLGHLDYIRTVQFHHEYPWIVSASDDQTIRIWNWQSRTCISVLTGHNHYVMCALFHPKEDLVVSASLDQTVRVWDIGALRKKTVAPADDIMRLSQMNADFFGGVDAVVKYVLEGHDRGVNWASFHPTLPLIVSGADDRQVKLWRMNDTKAWEVDTLRGHMNNVSCVLFHSRQDIIVSNSEDRSIRVWDATKRTGLQTFRREHDRFWILSAHPEMNLLAAGHDSGMIVFKLERERPAFSVSGDSMYYVKDRFLRFYEFSTQRDSQVIPIRRPGSSNLNQGAKTLSYSPTENAVLIGSDTEGGSYELYIIPKDSFGRGDTMQEAKRGIGGPAVFVARNRFAVLEKSTNQVIVKNLKNEIVKKSALPIVADAIFYAGTGNLLCRAEDRVIIFDLQQRIIVGELQTPFVRYIVWSNDMESVALLSKHSIVIANKKLVHQCTLHETIRVKSGAWDDNGVFLYTTLNHIKYCLPNGDSGIIRTLDIPVYITKVYGNTIHCLDRDGKNCAIVVDATEYVFKLSLLKKRYDQVMSMIRSSELCGQAMIAYLQQKGFPEVALHFVKDERTRFNLALGSGNIQIAVASAKEIDEKDHWYRLGVEALRQGNAGIVEYAYQRTKNFERLSFLYLVTGNLDKLSKMLKIAEVKNDVMGQFHNALYLGDIRERVKILENAGHLPLAYSTAVIHGLHDIAERLAAELGDNVPVLPKGKSPSLLIPPTPIICGGDWPLLRVMRGIFEGGLDNVGKNVEEEYEEATDADWGEDLDIVDVDKIPNGDISAVLDDEEAHEENEEEGWDLEDLELPPEIDTPKTASNARSSVFVAPTPGMPVSQIWSQKSSLAAEHAAAGNFDIAMRLLSRQLGIKNFDPLRQLFLDLHMGSHTYLRAFSTAPVLTVAIERGWSESATPNVRGPPALVFKFSELEEKLKVGYKATTQGKFADALRIFLGILHTIPLIVVDSRREVDEVKELIIIVKEYVLGLKMEIKRKELKGDPVRQQELAAYFTHCNLQIPHLRLALLNALSVCYKAGNLNTAANFARRLLETNPSVENHAKTARQILQAAEKNMTDATQLNYDFRNPFVVCGGTYVPIYRGQKDVSCPYCSSRFVPDHEGKICSVCDLAVVGSDASGLLCSPTQIR; from the exons ATGCTGACGAAATTCGAGACCAAGAGTAATCGGGTGAAAGGGCTGAGCTTTCACCCCAAGCGGCCATGGATCTTGGCCAGTCTCCACAGCGGTGTGATCCAGCTCTGGGATTACCGAATGGGCACTCTCATCGACCGTTTTGACGAGCACGATGGCCCTGTACGTGGCGTCCATTTCCACTCCTCTCAGCCGCTTTTCGTCTCCGGAG GGGATGATTACAAGATCAAGGTATGGAATTACAAGTTGCATAGGTGTTTGTTTACACTTCTTGGACACCTTGATTACATCCGAACTGTTCAATTCCATCATGAGTATCCGTGGATTGTTAGTGCGAGTGATGACCAGACAATTAGAATATGGAATTGGCAGTCCCGAACTTGTATTTCTGTGCTCACTGGACACAACCATTACGTCATGTGTGCCTTATTCCATCCAAAGGAGGATCTTGTTGTCTCAGCATCATTGGATCAAACTGTTCGTGTTTGGGATATTGGTGCCCTCAGGAAAAAGACGGTTGCCCCAGCAGATGACATCATGCGCTTGAGTCAGATGAATGCAGATTTCTTTGGTGGAGTTGATGCTGTTGTGAAGTATGTTTTGGAAGGTCATGATCGGGGTGTGAATTGGGCATCATTTCATCCTACACTCCCTCTGATCGTCTCTGGAGCAGACGATCGACAAGTGAAACTTTGGCGGATGAATG ATACAAAGGCTTGGGAAGTGGACACTCTAAGGGGGCACATGAACAATGTATCCTGTGTTCTATTCCATTCAAGGCAGGATATTATTGTGTCCAATTCAGAGGATAGAAGTATCCGAGTCTGGGATGCAACAAAACGAACTGGTCTTCAGACATTTCGTAGGGAGCATGATAGGTTCTGGATTCTTTCAGCACATCCTGAAATGAACCTCTTGGCTGCTGGGCATGATAGTGGCATGATTGTCTTTAAATTGGAGAGGGAGCGTCCTGCTTTTTCTGTTAGCGGTGATTCAATGTACTATGTTAAAGATCGTTTTCTCCGCTTCTATGAGTTCTCCACCCAGAGAGACAGTCAGGTTATCCCAATTCGAAGGCCTGGTTCTTCCAACTTGAATCAAGGGGCAAAAACACTATCTTACAGCCCTACCGAAAATGCTGTTTTGATAGGTTCAGATACGGAAGGGGGTTCTTATGAACTATACATTATACCCAAAGATAGCTTTGGTCGGGGTGATACTATGCAGGAGGCAAAAAGAGGAATCGGAGGCCCAGCTGTGTTCGTGGCTCGCAATAGGTTTGCAGTGCTTGAAAAGAGCACCAACCAAGTTATAgttaaaaatctgaaaaatgaGATTGTCAAGAAGAGTGCCCTACCTATTGTTGCTGATGCAATATTTTATGCTGGAACTGGAAACTTGCTCTGCAGGGCAGAGGACAGAGTCATTATTTTTGACCTGCAGCAGAGAATTATTGTTGGAGAGCTTCAAACTCCTTTTGTAAGGTATATTGTTTGGTCAAATGACATGGAGAGCGTTGCTTTACTTAGCAAACATTCAATTGTGATAGCCAATAAGAAGCTTGTGCATCAGTGCACTCTCCATGAGACAATTCGTGTAAAGAGTGGAGCTTGGGATGACAATGGCGTCTTCCTATATACAACCTTGAACCACATCAAATACTGCCTTCCTAATGGGGATAGTGGAATCATCAGGACCCTTGACATTCCAGTGTACATAACAAAAGTGTATGGAAACACCATACATTGCTTGGATCGAGATGGGAAGAACTGTGCCATTGTTGTTGATGCAACAGAATATGTTTTCAAGTTATCCTTACTGAAGAAAAGGTATGACCAGGTTATGAGCATGATTAGGAGTTCTGAGCTCTGTGGCCAGGCCATGATTGCATATCTACAGCAGAAAGGTTTCCCTGAAGTTGCTCTTCATTTTGTGAAGGATGAGAGGACTCGCTTCAACTTGGCACTAGGGAGTGGGAACATCCAGATTGCTGTTGCTTCTGCCAAGGAAATTGATGAGAAAGATCACTGGTATCGATTGGGAGTGGAGGCCCTACGTCAGGGTAATGCAGGCATTGTAGAATATGCGTATCAGAGGACAAAGAATTTTGAGAGGCTATCATTCCTATATCTTGTGACTGGAAACTTGGATAAATTATCTAAAATGCTGAAAATTGCTGAAGTCAAGAATGATGTGATGGGTCAGTTCCACAATGCTTTGTATTTGGGTGATATCAGAGAACGTGTTAAGATCTTGGAGAATGCAGGTCATTTACCTCTTGCTTATAGCACAGCTGTAATCCATGGGCTCCATGATATTGCTGAACGTTTGGCAGCTGAACTGGGAGATAATGTTCCTGTTTTACCCAAGGGGAAATCTCCCTCTCTTTTGATACCTCCTACGCCAATCATCTGCGGTGGAGATTGGCCCTTGTTGAGGGTCATGAGAGGAATATTTGAGGGTGGTCTTGATAATGTGGGCAAGAATGTTGAGGAAGAGTATGAAGAGGCTACAGATGCTGATTGGGGAGAGGATTTGGATATTGTTGATGTGGACAAGATTCCAAATGGAGACATCAGTGCAGTGCTGGATGATGAGGAAGCACACGAGGAAAATGAGGAGGAAGGATGGGATCTTGAAGATCTTGAACTTCCACCTGAGATTGATACTCCAAAAACTGCCAGCAATGCCCGTTCTTCTGTGTTTGTTGCCCCAACTCCAGGTATGCCTGTAAGTCAAATCTGGTCCCAGAAATCATCTCTGGCTGCCGAACATGCTGCAGCTGGGAATTTCGATATTGCAATGCGTTTGTTGAGCAGGCAGCTGGGTATAAAGAACTTTGATCCCTTAAGACAATTATTTCTCGATTTACACATGGGCAGTCATACGTATCTACGTGCCTTCTCGACAGCTCCTGTGCTTACCGTGGCCATTGAGAGGGGATGGAGTGAATCAGCTACTCCTAATGTTAGGGGTCCTCCTGCTCTTGTATTTAAATTCTCTGAGCTAGAAGAGAAGCTTAAGGTGGGTTACAAGGCCACAACCCAAGGGAAATTTGCTGATGCTTTACGTATTTTCCTTGGTATTCTGCATACTATTCCTCTGATTGTAGTTGATTCAAGGAGAGAGGTTGATGAAGTAAAAGAATTAATAATCATTGTAAAGGAGTATGTTCTGGGTTTGAAGATGGAGATTAAGAGGAAGGAACTTAAAGGCGATCCGGTTCGCCAACAGGAGCTAGCAGCTTACTTCACCCACTGCAACCTTCAGATCCCTCACTTGAGGCTAGCATTACTAAATGCCCTGAGTGTTTGCTATAAGGCTGGTAATCTCAACACGGCAGCTAACTTTGCCAGGCGACTTTTGGAGACCAATCCCAGCGTTGAAAACCATGCAAAGACTGCAAGACAAATCCTGCAAGCTGCCGAAAAGAACATGACTGATGCAACCCAGCTAAACTATGATTTCAGAAACCCATTTGTGGTTTGTGGGGGAACATACGTGCCTATTTACCGTGGACAGAAGGATGTGTCATGCCCGTACTGCAGCTCTCGGTTTGTTCCTGACCATGAAGGGAAGATCTGTTCTGTTTGTGATCTTGCAGTGGTTGGATCAGATGCATCTGGTTTGCTCTGCTCTCCTACCCAGATAAGATGA